From a region of the Drosophila virilis strain 15010-1051.87 chromosome 3, Dvir_AGI_RSII-ME, whole genome shotgun sequence genome:
- the Spt20 gene encoding uncharacterized protein Spt20 isoform X3: MQSLDSSCQEADFIINDTLKKLKGDNPLNASSQGLAHAAGSAVQQHFVYQATQGSQGSPQPQSQQHQQSYNQLHTVLQAACSPTLAINNSQQQQQVQSGPVSVSLRSFLETSLLQAIPQIPAQPPICIFDDDESPTELPASGNIVILTEQSQAPGSGTTASGLPCTGIAIAPSPSSCSSSTTTLSNLNSITSPSPVVPDLLLSTPPGVNSSLNSNSTTASSSHIYQHLQQQSHSSSNNNNNNNNNNNNNNNNSNAKKVDRRPPSSSSNASTGSGSSHHQHHHHHLHIHQAQSHNHNVLSSPTSSPSKRQKSSSSNNKDCSSSSRNTALTSASPRAGAGAGSNNTNASSTSASTSAYNAVHNKRETTTKFFNIHDKIKELYLQLLSNDLNHFAETGLKQRSRSFILERLVECERLNTIVVNLYPGNKGYSLALHYDEQVMLNPLTNEWIVSDPTHPHGIHGSENTTDKSTTSRNKAQADGDACNPFRTKSRLTENELASGETASAPVSSSYGLVEVLRWPYENDLLLQCIDRELLPEFLMDLLSADTVSLSSPQDGSDGSRVYAKPSVFYAGCVIAQIRDFRQTFATSTNICDMKHILLRPSNATLFADVQQLGSSLGLAGATPEDRLAIESQLVLATAEPLCLEPDPSIGRQSINAQHERQRFNSHEMRRQMKKFTQVAINRKRKLDQFTHHQGLELCDYLTRLRQRPRSSSNSTANATPATAPSNNPLVGAMLSSFTSKVPRRPHEVIRPIRPPTLDYPAKLKVPENVISVEKYAKPLEPLNEFSEACKDGCQANCRHNFQPQLIEEYVLETEREASEGRRALYHIKLSIYQRPSDAEYLGELYVDRDYREGERNGESCRFALGTRVHANRYIQQFREIFTEEGRKAVKITHLIPGHVPIVTHTGLTNEQRLLLQQQQQQQQQQQQQQQQQQQQQQQQQQQQQQQQQHQQQQQHQQQQQQQQQQQRQAQFTQQQQQQQLPATVHHVAQTHPNVTLSRQPGVVAKATNLPQTFRQQQQQQQPLAAAQFNVDGALQIQQQPQQSQLASGNNNILQQSSQQQQQQQQQQQQQHQHIQLLTASGNASTGTTHQVSLGNGSLVLLQQQQPQQQQQQQQQQLSTTLQHSGITIQPANMQQQKASPVQLNTAIGANSALRAQLNSNVPILQSQLKASPIVATHQSLQKQQQQQQQITATNNNTLSNNNNNTAMHPNPAINAIVTSIMNSANQYQQQQQQQQQHQQQQQQQHSGGTPTSNSNSTPIINISSSNSGSPATTTLKNSCNASILNLLNSAPAAMTSTPVASGTFTTSSTGQQQTLTLVQHQQQQQQQQQQPSGPTTVDAATATYVQTTRGTPTLVSAQRKQPSSEVLQSLLNSNRKINIVGASGGTTFRTNSAGNLIAVNLNQSQGQPQQQAADGSQAVRVSMSALASQLASPPAVMTNPPTGYGAYTVSTGGVCGSLKILNTGQQQQQRILSSLRRDSTTAPPNAIVVGMAAPSPGSDSNASNASGFAVPTNLSSASGGGSGALNALLTNAATPSPSGSDHSQSSQTHQNQVLLDRLSNVTSNVSAVSAVAMPHMSPQQAASVQANQQQQQQQFITKTLVHSPATSSIHSPMSSPHPQPSASPQQQQQTTATLNLQGINLSQLQGAMANFAGLQNVQVQIPGFTQPISLQFSGNSLQAPVQVQQQQSQQQASTGGATASGALAPAQSQQRSVLVSVPVSTQQQQLSHTITLQTQTSPQQQQQHQHQHAPPTGTIVSLPSAVAGTQTVVITNNATAGGGGTGGGGNASGTGATTAMLTLPIV; this comes from the exons ATGCAAAGCTTGGATTCATCATGCCAAGAAGCAGAT TTTATCATAAATGACACGCTTAAGAAGCTAAAGGGCGACAACCCACTGAATGCGAGCTCCCAGGGCCTGGCGCATGCCGCTGGCTCGGCCGTTCAACAGCATTTTGTCTACCAGGCGACGCAGGGCTCACAAGGCTCGCCGCAGCCACAAAgccagcaacatcaacagtcGTACAATCAGCTGCACACCGTGCTGCAGGCCGCATGCTCACCCACGCTTGCCATCAATAacagccagcaacagcagcaagtaCAATCTGGTCCTGTCTCGGTCAGCTTACGATCGTTTCTGGAGACAAGCCTGCTGCAGGCGATACCTCAAATACCTGCGCAACCGCCAATCTGCATATTCGATGACGACGAATCGCCCACTGAACTGCCTGCGAGTGGCAACATTGTCATACTTACGGAGCAGTCGCAGGCCCCAGGTTCGGGTACAACAGCAAGTGGGCTACCCTGTACTGGGATTGCGATAGCACCATCGCCGTCGTCCTGCTCCTCATCAACAACGACGCTGTCCAACTTGAACTCAATTACGTCGCCCTCACCGGTAGTTCCTGACCTGTTGTTGTCCACGCCACCTGGTGTCAATTCCAGCTTAAACAGCAATAGCACCACCGCCAGCTCGTCACATATATATCAGCACCTGCAACAGCAATCTCacagcagtagcaacaacaacaacaacaataacaataataataataataataataataatagcaatgCCAAGAAGGTCGACAGACGGCCCCCCTCGAGCAGCTCAAATGCTTCGACGGGCAGTGGCAGCAGTCATCACCAACACCACCATCACCACCTGCACATACATCAGGCTCAGTCGCACAACCACAATGTCCTGTCATCGCCCACATCGTCGCCTAGCAAACGACAAAAaagcagcagtagcaacaacaaggatTGCAGTTCCTCTAGTCGCAATACAGCTCTTACGTCTGCATCACCGCGTGCTGGCGCCGGAGCTGGCTCCAACAATACCAATGCCAGCAGCACCTCCGCATCTACGTCCGCCTACAACGCAGTGCACAACAAGCGAGAAACGACTACAAAGTTCTTTAATATCCACGACAAAATCAAGGAGCTGTATCTCCAGCTGCTTAGCAATGATCTGAATCACTTTGCGGAAACGGGG CTAAAGCAGCGCAGCCGCTCTTTCATTCTGGAACGACTTGTGGAATGCGAGCGATTGAACACCATCGTAGTCAACTTGTATCCTGGCAATAAAGGCTACTCCCTGGCCCTGCACTACGATGAACAAGTAATGCTCAACCCGCTCACAAACGAATGGATCGTCTCGGATCCCACCCACCCTCATGGTATCCATGGCAGCGAGAACACGACAGACAAAAGCACTACTAGTCGAAACAAAGCGCAGGCTGATGGCGACGCTTGTAACCCGTTCAGAACGAAGTCGAGACTGACCGAAAACGAGCTGGCATCAGGAGAGACAGCGTCAGCGCCTGTGTCATCTAGCTATGGCCTGGTTGAGGTACTGCGCTGGCCGTATGAAAACGATTTGCTGTTGCAGTGTATTGACCGTGAACTGCTGCCTGAATTCCTCATGGATCTGCTGAGCGCCGATACCGTCAGCCTGAGCTCGCCACAAGATGGAAGCGACGGATCGCGGGTTTATGCCAAACCGAGCGTTTTTTATGCTGGCTGCGTTATTGCGCAAATACGCGATTTCCGCCAGACGTTTGCCACCTCAACAAATATCTGTGATATGAAGCACATCCTTCTGCGGCCCAGCAATGCAACGCTGTTCGCAGACGTGCAGCAGCTGGGCAGCTCGTTGGGCTTGGCCGGCGCAACGCCAGAGGATAGACTGGCGATCGAGAGTCAACTGGTGCTGGCCACGGCCGAGCCGCTGTGTCTGGAGCCTGATCCGAGTATTGGTCGCCAGTCGATCAATGCACAGCATGAGCGTCAACGATTCAACTCACACGAAATGCGCCGCCAGATGAAGAAGTTCACCCAGGTTGCCATCAATCGCAAGCGCAAGCTAGATCAGTTCACGCATCATCAGGGCCTCGAGCTATGTGACTATCTGACACGTCTGCGCCAGCGCCCGCGCAGCTCTAGCAACAGCACAGCGAACGCAACACCCGCAACAGCGCCTAGCAACAATCCCCTGGTGGGCGCAATGCTCTCCTCATTCACCTCAAAAGTACCAAGGCGGCCGCACGAGGTCATCCGACCCATAAGACCACCCACCCTAGACTATCCGGCAAAGCTAAAGGTACCCGAGAACGTGATCAGCGTAGAGAAATATGCTAAGCCCTTGGAGCCACTAAACGAATTCAGTGAGGCGTGTAAGGACGGCTGCCAGGCAAACTGTCGGCACAACTTTCAGCCGCAGCTTATCGAGGAATATGTGTTGGAGACGGAACGTGAAGCGAGCGAGGGCCGGCGTGCACTGTATCACATCAAGCTATCTATATATCAGCGTCCCTCCGACGCTGAATACCTTGGCGAACTGTATGTGGATCGTGACTATCGCGAGGGTGAACGAAATGGGGAATCGTGCCGCTTTGCATTGGGTACCCGTGTCCATGCGAATCGTTATATTCAGCAATTCCGGGAGATATTCACTGAGGAGGGACGCAAGGCTGTTAAGATTACGCATCTGATACCCGGACATGTGCCAATTGTCACCCACACTGGACTAACTAATGAGCAGCGGTTActattgcagcagcaacagcagcagcagcaacaacaacagcagcagcaacaacagcaacaacaacaacaacaacaacagcagcagcagcaacaacagcagcagcaacatcagcagcagcagcaacatcagcaacaacaacaacaacagcagcagcaacaacgacaagcTCAGTTTactcaacaacagcagcagcagcaactgcctgCGACAGTTCATCATGTTGCGCAAACACATCCAAACGTGACCCTCTCCCGTCAACCAGGAGTTGTTGCCAAGGCGACCAATCTGCCGCAAACGTTtcgtcagcagcaacaacagcagcagccactggCCGCTGCTCAATTCAATGTTGATGGTGCGCTGCAaattcagcagcagccgcagcaatcGCAGCTAGccagtggcaacaacaacatcttgCAGCAGTCGtctcaacaacagcaacagcagcagcaacaacaacaacaacagcaccagcATATACAACTACTTACAGCCAGCGGAAACGCATCTACCGGTACCACCCATCAGGTGAGCCTGGGAAACGGGTCGCTGGTattgctgcaacagcaacagccgcagcagcagcagcagcagcaacagcagcagctaagcaCGACGTTGCAGCACTCGGGAATCACCATACAGCCAGCAAacatgcaacagcaaaaggCATCGCCAGTCCAGTTGAACACGGCCATTGGTGCCAATTCCGCGTTGCGTGCCCAGCTGAACTCCAATGTGCCAATTCTC CAATCACAACTGAAGGCTTCGCCGATTGTTGCCACACATCAATCACtgcagaagcaacaacagcagcagcaacaaataactGCCACAAATAACAATACCctcagcaacaataataacaacacggCCATGCATCCAAATCCTGCGATCAATGCCATAGTCACCAGCATCATGAACTCCGCTAACcaatatcagcagcagcagcagcagcagcaacaacaccagcagcagcaacagcaacaacact CAGGCGGCACACcgacaagcaacagcaactcgaCCCCGATCATCAACATTAGCAGCTCCAACAGCGGAAGtcctgcaacaacaactctaAAGAACTCGTGTAATGCGTCCATACTGAACCTGTTGAATAGTGCGCCCGCAGCAATGACAAGCACGCCAGTCGCCAGTGGCACTTTCACCACCTCGTCCACTGGCCAGCAGCAAACATTGACATTggtgcagcatcagcaacaacaacagcagcagcagcagcagccatcgGGACCCACCACGGTCGATGCGGCTACGGCCACATATGTACAGACGACGCGCGGCACGCCAACACTTGTGAGTGCCCAGCGTAAGCAGCCGTCTAGCGAGGTGCTGCAGAGCCTGTTGAACTCCAACCGCAAAATTAATATAGTTGGCGCGAGTGGCGGCACCACGTTTCGAACTAACTCGGCGGGCAATCTGATTGCCGTCAACCTCAACCAGTCGCAGGgtcagccgcaacagcaggcAGCCGATGGCAGTCAGGCGGTGCGCGTGTCCATGTCAGCGCTTGCCTCGCAGCTGGCATCGCCGCCCGCCGTGATGACGAATCCCCCAACTGGATATGGCGCCTACACGGTCAGCACGGGCGGCGTCTGCGGCAGCCTTAAAATACTCAATACAggtcagcaacagcagcagcgcataCTGAGCTCGCTGCGCAGGGATAGCACTACGGCGCCGCCAAATGCGATCGTGGTGGGGATGGCGGCACCCTCGCCTGGCAGCGATTCCAACGCCTCAAATGCTAGTGGATTTGCGGTGCCCACGAATTTATCGTCGGCTTCGGGTGGCGGGAGCGGAGCACTTAATGCGCTGCTTACCAATGCGGCCACGCCGTCGCCGTCTGGCTCGGATCACTCGCAGTCATCGCAAACGCACCAGAACCAGGTGCTACTCGATAGGCTCAGCAATGTGACATCGAATGTGTCCGCCGTGTCAGCAGTAGCCATGCCGCACATGTCGCCGCAACAGGCGGCTTCAGTACAAGcgaaccagcaacagcagcagcagcagttcatTACCAAGACACTGGTACACTCGCCCGCCACCTCATCCATACACTCGCCCATGTCTAGTCCGCATCCGCAGCCGTCGGCctcgccgcagcagcagcagcagacgacTGCTACGCTCAATCTACAGGGTATCAATCTGTCACAGCTGCAGGGAGCAATGGCAAACTTTGCTGGTCTGCAGAATGTACAGGTGCAAATTCCGGGCTTTACGCAGCCCATTTCACTGCAGTTCTCCGGCAACAGTTTGCAGGCGCCAGTGCAggtgcagcaacagcaatcacAGCAGCAGGCCTCGACAGGCGGCGCCACGGCAAGCGGAGCTTTAGCGCCggcgcagtcgcagcagcgcAGCGTGCTGGTCTCAGTGCCAGTATCtacgcagcaacagcagctgtccCACACAATCACATTGCAGACACAAACGTCgccccaacagcaacaacagcatcagcatcaacacGCGCCGCCCACAGGCACCATTGTTAGTCTGCCCTCTGCGGTGGCTGGCACCCAAACGGTGGTCATTACAAATAACGCAACTGCCGGCGGAGGAGGAACCGGAGGCGGGGGCAATGCCAGTGGAACAGGCGCTACAACGGCAATGCTCACCCTGCCCATTG TTTGA